The genomic DNA CTGCCGCTGGCCCAGAGGTACCGCTCGGTGGCGCCGCCGAAGCGGTCCCGGAGGGTGGGCCACTGCTGCACCGCAGGCGCGGTGGGGTTCTGCGCCGAGAGGGTGCGCACGTCCTCATCGAGGGCGCTGAAGCGCCGGTCGGCTTCCAGGAAGGCGCTGGTCAGCCCGGTGTCGGTGCCGCCCGCCGGCCCGTTCGGCGGGGAACCCGCGGGTTCCCCGCCGAACAGCCTGCGGAACGGATTCGATGCCACGGTCGCGAGGGGCTCAGGACTCGATCGCCTGCGAGGTCGACACCGTCGGGCCGTCCGCGATCAGCGGAGCGTCGCCGTCCCCGTCGCCCTCGCGCCGGTTGCGGATGATGCTGGAGGCCAGTGCCGCCAGGATCAGCACCACGCCGATGAGCCCCGTGACGATCTCGGGCACCGGCGTGTAGATCGAGAACAGCAGGATGCCCGCGAGCGCGCCGATCGCCCAGTGCGCGCCGTGCTCGAGGTAGACGTACTCGGCGAGCGTGCCCTTCTCCACGAGGTACACCGTGAGCGAGCGCACGAACATCGCGCCGATGAAGCCGAGGCCCAGGGCGATGATGATCGGGTCCGCGGTGATGGCGAAGGCGCCGATCACCCCGTCGAAGGAGAACGAGGCGTCGAGGACCTCGAGGTAGATGAAGAGGAAGAAGCCCGCCTTGCCGGTGGCCTTCGCCAGCTCCGACGGGCCGGACCGCGCGGCCTCCGCCTCCTCCTCGAGCTCCTCGACGTGGAAGAACTCGCCGAGGCCGTTCACCACGATGTAGGTGACGAGGCCCAGGAGTCCCGCGATGAAGACCGTCTTCGACTCGTCGACGGTGTGCGTCGCCCAGACGCCCGTGGCGAGCAGCGCGACCAGGGCCACGATGATCGAGAAGCGGTCGAGCTGGCCGATGCGCTGCAGCGGCTTCTCGATCCAGCTCAGCCAGGTGATCTCCCGCTCGGGGTCGAAGACGAAGTCCAGGAAGAGCATGAGCAGGAACATGCCGCCGAAGGCCGCGATCTGCGGGTGCGCCGCGGTGATCAGGGTCTCGTAGCTCGCGCTGCCGTCCGGGAAGTACTTGGCACCGTCGGCCGGCGGGTTGAGGGCGAGGTCCATCGCCTGCACCGGGTTCAGGCCGGCCGTGATCCACACGATCGCGAGCGGGAACACCAGGCGCATGCCGAAGACCGCGATCAGGATGCCCACCGTGAGGAACATGCGCACCCAGAACTGGCTCATGCGCTGCAGCACGGTCGCGTTGATGACGGCGTTGTCGAAGGAGAGGCTGACCTCGAGGATGCCGAGGATCAGCGTGAGGACCAGCGCCTCGGGGCCGCCGTAGAAGAACGCGGCCACGAGGGCGGCGATCGTGACGAAGAAGGAGAGTCCGAAGATGCGGAACACATCGGCCTTTCGGAAGAAGGGGTGCGGAGCGCGAGGACCCGGCGTGCGGGGTCCGCTCGCCGGGTCTACGCGCTCTGCTCGAGAGGTGCGGTACTAGACGTTGACGCCGTAGTCGCGAGCGATTCCCGCGAGGCCCGAGGCGTAGCCCTGGCCGACGGCCCGGAACTTCCACTCCGCGCCGTTGCGGTACAGCTCGCCGAAGACCATGGCGGTCTCGGTCGAGGCGTCCTCCGTCAGGTCGTAGCGCGCGATCTCCTGGCCGTTGGCCTGGTTCACCACGCGGATGAAGGCGTTGCGGACCTGGCCGAAGGACTGGCCGCGGTTGTCGGCGTCGTAGATCGAGACCGGGAAGACCACGCCCTCGACGTTCGGGGGGATCGCGGCGAGGTTCACCTTGATGACCTCGTCGTCGCCGTCGCCCTCACCCGTCAGGTTGTCACCGAGATGCTCGATCGAGCCGTCCGGCGTCCGCAGGTTGTTGAAGAAGACGAAGTTCTCGGGTGAGGCGACCTTCTTGTTCGCGTCGATGCCGATGGCGCTGGCATCGAGGTCGAAGTCGGTACCCGTCGTGGTGCGGAGGTCCCAGCCGAGACCGACGGAGACCGCGGTGAGGCCGGGGGCCTCCTTGGTGAGCGAGACGTTGCCGCCCTTGACGAGACTGACACCCATACCTGGTTCCTCCTGGTAGCGCGACGACGCCGACCGCCCCCGCGTGTGATTCGCACTATACCGACGTTTCGGATACCGGATCCGGACGAAGGACGCGCAGGGTCAGATGTTCACGCCGAAGTCGCGAGCGATTCCCGCGAGGCCCGAGGCGTAGCCCTGGCCGATCGCGCGGAACTTCCACTCGGTGCCGTGGCGGTACAGCTCGCCGAAGACCATGGCGGTCTCGGTGGAGGCGTCCTCCGAGAGGTCGTAGCGCGCGATCTCCTGGCCGTTGGCCTGGTTCACCACGCGGATGTAGGCGTTGCGGACCTGGCCGAAGGACTGGCCGCGATTGTCGGCCTCGTGGATCGAGACCGGGAAGACGACCGCGTCGATCTGCGGGGGCACGCCGGCGAGGTTGACGTTGATGACCTCGTCGTCGCCGTCGCCCTCACCGGTCAGGTTGTCACCGGTGTGCTCGATCGAGCCGTCGGGCGAACGCAGGTTGTTGTAGAAGACGAAGTGCTGATCGTCGAGCACGCGCTTCGCGGTGTCCACCGCGAGGGCGCTCGCGTCCAGGTCGAAGTCGACGCCGGTGGTGCTGCGGGCGTCCCAGCCGAGACCGACGGCGACCGCCGTCAGGCCGGGGGCCTCCTTGGTGAGCGAGACGTTTCCACCCTTGCTGAGGCTGACTCCCATGTGTGTTTTCCTCCCGAGATTGGGCGACGGCCCACCGCCGCCCGTTGACGTGGTCGCGAAATTCACAGTACGCGATCGATGTGACCCGGCGCGGGGTCCGCGGAGCACTGCGCCGGGGCGAACGACGTGTCACTCCGGAAGCGCGGGTTCCGCGCCGATTCGCCGGATTCTTGCAACAATCGACCCGTGACGTCACTCGCGCGCGGTCAGAACGCGGCCCTGTCCCAGACCTCCCTCACGGTGTCCATCTCCGGTGTCGCGCCCGGGTCGGTCGACCTGTTCGCCATCCAGGTCACCGACGACGGCCGGGTCCGCAACGACGCGGACCTGGTGTTCTTCAACAGTCCGACCTCGCCGGAGGGCGCGGTGCGGCTCACCGGGCCGGACGCGCTCGCACTCGACCTGGCCGCCGTGCCGGCGGCGATCAGCACCGTCCGGCTGGCCGTCGCCCTCGATGACACGGTCCCCGGCTCGCTCGCCTCGATCCCCGGACTCGGCGCCCGGATCGGCGCCGACGACTGCCCCGCGACCGGCTTGACCACCGAGCGCGCCGCCGTGCTCGCGGAGGTCTACCGGCGGGGCGGCGCGTGGAAGGTGCGCAACGTGAGCGCCGGGTGGGACCGCGGGCTCGTCTCCCTGCTCACCGAGCACGGGGTCACCGTCGACGGTCCGCCGCCCGCCGCGCCCCCGGCCCCCGCTGCGCCGCCGACCCCGGCCGCGCCGCCGGCGCCGTCCT from Tsukamurella paurometabola includes the following:
- a CDS encoding DUF475 domain-containing protein, which produces MFRIFGLSFFVTIAALVAAFFYGGPEALVLTLILGILEVSLSFDNAVINATVLQRMSQFWVRMFLTVGILIAVFGMRLVFPLAIVWITAGLNPVQAMDLALNPPADGAKYFPDGSASYETLITAAHPQIAAFGGMFLLMLFLDFVFDPEREITWLSWIEKPLQRIGQLDRFSIIVALVALLATGVWATHTVDESKTVFIAGLLGLVTYIVVNGLGEFFHVEELEEEAEAARSGPSELAKATGKAGFFLFIYLEVLDASFSFDGVIGAFAITADPIIIALGLGFIGAMFVRSLTVYLVEKGTLAEYVYLEHGAHWAIGALAGILLFSIYTPVPEIVTGLIGVVLILAALASSIIRNRREGDGDGDAPLIADGPTVSTSQAIES
- a CDS encoding TerD family protein, producing the protein MGVSLVKGGNVSLTKEAPGLTAVSVGLGWDLRTTTGTDFDLDASAIGIDANKKVASPENFVFFNNLRTPDGSIEHLGDNLTGEGDGDDEVIKVNLAAIPPNVEGVVFPVSIYDADNRGQSFGQVRNAFIRVVNQANGQEIARYDLTEDASTETAMVFGELYRNGAEWKFRAVGQGYASGLAGIARDYGVNV
- a CDS encoding TerD family protein produces the protein MGVSLSKGGNVSLTKEAPGLTAVAVGLGWDARSTTGVDFDLDASALAVDTAKRVLDDQHFVFYNNLRSPDGSIEHTGDNLTGEGDGDDEVINVNLAGVPPQIDAVVFPVSIHEADNRGQSFGQVRNAYIRVVNQANGQEIARYDLSEDASTETAMVFGELYRHGTEWKFRAIGQGYASGLAGIARDFGVNI